GGTGTGGGACTGGGAGCACGGTGGCTGGGACCTGATGGTGTGGGGGCTGGGAGCACGGTGGCTGGGACCCGATGGTGTGGGGACTGGGAGCACGGTGGCTGGGACCCGATGGTGTGGGGACTGGGAGCACGGTGGCTGGGACCCGATGGTGTGGGGGCTGGGAGCACGGTGGCTGGGACCCGATGGTGTGGGACTGGGAGCACGGTGGCTGGGACCCGATGGCGTGAGACTGGGAGCACGGTGGCTGGGACCCGATGGTGTGGGACTGGGAGCACGGTGGCTGGGACCCGATGGTGTGGGGACTGGGAGCACGGTGGCTGGGACCCGATGGTGTGGGGACTGGGAGCACGGTGGCTGGGACCTGATGGTGTGGGACTGGGAGCACGGTGGCTGGGACCTGATGGTGTGGGGGCTGGGAGCACGGTGGCTGGGACCTGATGGTGTGGAGACTGGGAGCACGGTGGCTGGGACCTGATGGTGTGGGGACTGGGAGCACGGTGGCTGGGACCCGATGGTGTGGGGACTGGGAGCACGGTGGCTGGGACCCGATGGTGTGGGGACTGGGAGCACGGTGGCTGGGACCCGATGGTGTGGGGACTGGGAGCACAGTGGCTGGGACCCGATGGTGTGGGGGCTGGGAGCACGGTGGCTGGGACCCGATGGTGTGGGACTGGGAGCACGGTGGCTGGGACCTGATGGTGTGGGACTGGGAGCACGGTGAGTGGGACCTCATGGTGTGGGATTGGGAGCACGGTGGCTGGGACCTTCGTTCAGAGGGGGCGTGAGGGAGCCCCTGCCAGGGACAGCCCTATCCCGGCTGTGTGGTGACCCGGGAACCTGGAGGTGGTCGGGGGGCGCCCGTCAGCCACAGGCCGTGGGCTCCCTGCAGGGTCTGAGGAGCCAGGGCCGTGACAGTGGTGGTGGTCAGGACGGCTGGCCGAGACAGCGTGCGCCAAGCAACCGCGTGCGCCGACCCAGGCACGAGAGACAGAAAGGAGCGTGCTCGCTGCCGCTGTCCCCCTGAGCCCCGAGAAGTTTGGTGGTCCCGCCCTGCTGGACGAGCTGTCACAGAGCAGGCACGGCGTCTGTCACCAGCTGACGAGGCTGCTGGCAGGGCCGGTCCTCGTGGGGGGCACAGCGCAGCCCTCCTGCCAGGGCCCGAGGGGGGCTGAGCGCTCGGGAAGAAGGCGAGTTGCCTCAGCACAAGCCAGGTGCCGTTCCAGCAGGTTTGTGCGACCCTGGCGTGACCCGGTCAGGGCTACATCAGAGCGCCGAGGCCCAAAGCGGCTGTCACCCGCCAAGCTTGCACAGCAGCTGGGCCCGCGGGATTTGAACCCGGGACTCCCAAGGCCCTTCTCCTTGCCCTGCCCCAGCTGCCTTCTGGGAGATCAGCAGGGAGCCGCGATTCCGCAGCTAAAGTGGCGCCGGGGAGGGCGGAAAGGAGGGCCCGCAGCTGCTTCCCACCCCGGCAGCAGGAAGGAAAACCCTCGGGGGAGGGAAACCAGCCGGCACAGCCTCCTGGCCCCCACACACCGCGATGTGCCCCAGTTACGTGGGCGCTTCTGTCCGAGCAAGCCTCCAAGGCCAAGGCGACAGCAAGTGTCCTGCGGTGCGAGACACACCTGGAGCCAGGCCCCTTGGGGAAGAAAGCTGCGGCCCGGGGAGAGAAGTGCGGCCGGGCCTGCCCGGAGCCCGCTGGTTCCGGTTCTCACGGCCAGGGACGCACCGGCCTCGTTCCAGGCGATTGGTCCCGACCAAACGCTGCCTGTTAAGGGTCTGCTCCTGCCAGGGCTTTAGCACCCAGGGGCGCCGCGGGGGGTTCAAGGGTCTTGGCTTGGCCTTAATGTCTGCAGACCAGACCTATCTTTATCTCCCCAGAAGCTTCTTGAAACACGAAAGGCCGCTTCAGAGTGCTGGGGAGCCCCTGCAGGGCCCGAGGCTGATGCCCAGAGGACAGGTAAATGCAGACCGGGGGCCTTGAAGGAACACACCCGACTCCCACCCTGAGcgcaggggcagggggagccagaggcaggagacagagaagggagCTGTCTTCCTGGCCAGGCTTTAGGGCCAGCAACAGCAGGAGGTTGGGTGCAGGCCAGAGCTAGCGGGAGGCCGGTGCGGCCCTGGTGCGCGGAGCTGCCCTGCCGGAAGGCACACCCTCACACCCGTCTCATCTGCTGCCCAGAAAAGGGTCGGTTCTCttgtccctcctctccctctgcatTCACCCTCCTTGCTTCCCCCACGTCTTCCTCCACGTCTCTGACTTCCCCCGCAGCCTCTTCCGTCCCCCCATTCACCTGTCcccactttccttccttctccccccaCATTCCTGCTCACACCTATTTGAAATGAGGGCACACCTTGGGCACACTCTGCAGTGCTGGTTCAGGGGCTTCCAACTCTGGCTTCTGTGACACAAGCTGCCAGTGAGCCCCAATATCCTGTTCTACCTTTCTGCCGATTTCTAGCTCGGCACAAGACCATTACAAGTGTGGTGGTATAGCCCAGCACAATGTGCTACTTTTCAGAAGTGACCATAAATGGGAGAGATGTGCCTTAATCCTTCTATTCCTTCCTTGTTAGCAGGAATGTGGACATGATGGCTGGAGCTGACGCAGCCATTTTGGCCCATGAAATATGCCTCTGAGCTAGTTTACGTGCTGTCCAGGATTTgcttaaatatgttttctctgcCCAGTCCCACCTAATGAACCTCTAACAGGATCATTTGCCACCACCACATTCTTGTAGGCCACAAAAGGGTTTCAATTACTTAAAAGGAGGTTCATCGAGTTCCATGCCATCTTGTGGCAGAGGTTACGGTGCCGTGGCATTTCACCTGCCTGGCTGGGCGGGCGTATCGTGGCAGATGCTCCTGATTCCTCCCGTTGCTTGCAGGGACACCCAACAGCACATTGCTTCGTGCCTCAACCAACCACATGCGTCTCTCGTCCTGCCCCAGGGCTCGCATGTTGCTGCGGACCTGCTCGCTCAGACAGACACGTTGCCCTTCCAGGCCAGGCCTCGGGGCTGCAGGCTGAAATGGGCAGGTGGAGAGCACCCCGTTGCGGTTCACAGCACAGGTGCAGCTGCGGCTCCACAGAGTGGCTTTCCCGTGTGGGACGGGCCGGACGGTGCCACCTGCAAGTGTGGGGGTCCAGCTCTGACCAGGGGGAGACATGACCAGGCCGACaatctcccttcttcctcccgCCTTTCCTGCTCCAAGCCCCAGCAGGCCTTTCTGGGGACACTGCATGCGGCTAAAACTTAGCTGCGTTTGTTGGAAGCTGAGGCCAGCCTAACACCACCCTGCCTTGTGTCCCACTCCACCCTGCTCCACCTCGCCTCTCCCCTGCCCTACCTCGCCTCTCCCCTGCTCACCTCTCCCCTGCTCCACCTCGCCTCTCCCCTGCTCCACCTCGCCTCTCCCCTGCTCCACCTcgcctctcccctgcctcctgcACTTGCACTCCCCAAGGCAGCGTCTGCGGTTGGCTTTGGCCTCGGGCTCTGGGTTCTAGTGAACCCAGGCTCAGACAGGGACACGCAGAAGATGGCAAAGGAGCAGCCTGGGTGCAGCTGGAGCCCTAGGGATCGTGGCGCCCCACCTCTCCCGGGCCGCTGGCTTGTAGCCGACTGAGAGAGAAACACAGGTCTGTCATGTTGAAGCTGCAGCTATTTTGGACTTTCTCTCTCCTGACACCTAATCTTAATAAATGCAGCAGCAGTGCAAATCTCCCCTGGGTTGCGACTCCCCGGAGCCGTCCGGAGCCCGTTATGAAAATGCTTTTATCTTCTTCCAGCCCCATTTCGCTTTCCCCGCCACTGCCTTATTTTGATCCATTCAACATCCCCATGAGGTAGGTCAGACGGGTGTCGTTATTCCTCTCCATTCGCCACCGCTTTCTCCCCAACTCCCAACGGAGAGGTTAAGGAAACGAAATCTCTGGGCGGTTGTGTGGTTTGACTCAGGGCAAGGGCTGAGGAGAGAAGACCCCTGGCCCCTGGCTTCTAGTCCCTTTAGACCAGAGGCACCATCATCCCACCCCCACCCGTCACACCCGTTGCCCGTTTGGGGGGGTCACCACATTTTCTCCCCCTGGGCACACTGTGGGGCTGTCTTTCCTGCTGCCTTGAAGCTAGAAGTGGCCGCGGCGCCGCACACGCAAGTGCTGGGTCTGGGCAGAGGCTCCAGAAAGCAGCGGTGACACGCCAGGCGTCTCTTCCCTCTGTCCTGCAGAACAGCAGAGCTGGGGACGGGGCCTGCGTGGCGGCCGGGCCCTAGAAGGGGGCCAGTGTGGACACGGGCGCCGGCCCTCCCCCAGTGGGCCTGCGGTGAGAGGAGAAGTAAAGCTTGGGCCGCGTGGCATCGAGACTGGGGGGCGTTTGTTTACTGTCGCACAGCCCAGCCCCGCCTGACTGCCGCACGCACACAGTAGGTCCTGCTCAGAAACTGTGGCTCGTTTCCATTGGTTTTTGAAGGGGAAAAATCAAAaccagttttattaaaatatcaaagagcTTCTCACGTTCCAGCAGCCCTGAGATGCCAGAAGGGCGGCCTGTCTGGGGGCTCTGGGAAGCCCCAGGCCGAAGCCCAGGGAGCCGCTTCTGTTGGGCACCCGCAGGCCTGCACCAAAAGGAGTGGCTTCCAGGTCCTGCTGTCAAATGGAACTTTGTCACGGCCCTAGATGACAGTCAGATCAGACATTTCTACTAAACAAAATTGGCTGgtttgtttttaagcttttgtAGCATGGGAGGAGTTTATAGTGCCGTAGGAGGAAGAACAGGTGACCCGCAAAGGTAATATGTGCACTTGCTCTTGCTCGTCCTCCAGGGCTAGAAAGGGACCCTGTCCGCCGCTTCCGTCAGCTCTGGGGCCGCGCTGCCTCGCGTGCAGACAGCCGGTGAACGCCGTGTTGCGCAAAATAGGGGAAACAAATCATTCTTCTCAAAACTCTGAGCCTTGTGGAAGCAGCGTATTTGGGGGAAGGGTGGGCCGATCTCCTGACGGTCACCCTGGCCGTATCTGAGGATGGCAGGAGAGAATTTGCCTCTGCAGCAGGCAGACCAGCCTCGCGCAAAGCTCCTCCCCGTGGGAACGTGCCAAGACCAGGGCTGCGTTTCCAGGCCAAACCCGGGAGAATGAAACACTTCAAGGAAGACGTGCTCACTGGAAACTACCAGCTCTTTGCTTAAGCGAAGGAACGTGTGGTTCTTTTGAGCTCGTAATCTCTGTGAGCTCTTCGGCTGACGTTTCCCTTGTCCAGACCAGGCGGGGGTCTCCTTCTGCTCAGCCCCTGGGCGCAACCTTTCTATTGTTGGGGTGCCTGCTTCCCCCACCACTATCTTTGCAGCCCTTCAGAGCTGCCCCAAGCCCACCCACAGCTCCAGGCGACTTCAAGCTACTCGGCTCCCTCCTGGCCACACAATGTTACTTTCT
The nucleotide sequence above comes from Microcebus murinus isolate Inina chromosome 15, M.murinus_Inina_mat1.0, whole genome shotgun sequence. Encoded proteins:
- the LOC142876418 gene encoding uncharacterized protein LOC142876418 — translated: MRSHSPCSQSHTIRSQPPCSQSHTIGSQPPCSQPPHHRVPATVLPVPTPSGPSHRAPSPHTIGSQPPCSQSPHHRVPATVLPVPTPSGPSHRAPSLHTIRSQPPCSQPPHHQVPATVLPVPHHQVPATVLPVPTPSGPSHRAPSPHTIGSQPPCSQSHTIGSQPPCSQSHAIGSQPPCSQSHTIGSQPPCSQPPHHRVPATVLPVPTPSGPSHRAPSPHTIGSQPPCSQPPHHQVPATVLPVPHHRVPATVLPVPHHQVPATVLPAPTPSGPSHRAPSPTPSPSSTSDIPSNLFSLNFQLENNFPRLFLLHREQVHGHGGRSPLEQVGTVDCSVPACRDPRTVERQAESRAVVPRSWCGSGAQQPCGCHQPQGRKRGL